A section of the Pochonia chlamydosporia 170 chromosome 2, whole genome shotgun sequence genome encodes:
- a CDS encoding aminophospholipid-transporting P-type ATPase (similar to Laccaria bicolor S238N-H82 XP_001878168.1): MGDKNPADILVFSASDCSVDNSSLTGESEPQERTKENNMQNPLEASNIMFNSTLVVSGEAYGIVIRTGDRTVLGQIAHLTAGEEKMRSPLAHEIDNFVRLIATIAIVTAIIFFGIAFPVNNNNASLAINFAIGIFVAWVPEGLPATVTMLLTIAAKRMANQNVLVKDLQGVETLGAITLLATDKTGTLTRNQMTAANIWICGELYETSASAGVEKNIARLESPGVMDILHIFALCSRAKFDRTDVPIKDREILGDATESGLIRYAAERLNNFDRLVEEHHKVFELPFNSDTKWHMTIHKKAHSNGPLTLYIKGAPERVWRLCSRILTGPNGESNQLTDDHKRAYDETYEHMASRGHRVLGFAQMLLPSNQYPTDFAFDKKTKNYPLGDFTFVGLTSLQDPPKHGVREAIGRCRAAGIKVIMVTGDHPLTAEAIGRKINLMLSDTKTMVAKKTGRRLEEIDENEYKAIVIHGEQIDKLSDTEWDNIFWKDEIIFARTSPKHKLEIVRRAQHMGHIVGVTGDGVNDSPALKKADLGIAMNVSGSDVSKEASSMILLDDNFASIIRGVEEGRLIFVNLKKSIQYTISHSTPEVIPNLLYVIVPIPLPLSAILILVIDLGFELIAALSFAWDPPETEEGLMKLPPRKPVTPETCNIFRRRALRQTRSHFDEEAGVVISPEGQTRMRKHIYNVSQLFTKEYWVDKFENTGAEVLVDGPLLSWSYLEIGLVEAVGALTAFFVVMYRRGISPRDAHVMQKGAGPPTNYWTENAELYNGIDGPTQVDILAEAQSMYYWSIMTMQMWNLFACKTRLTLPFGKYMFANRATFYCILSGASLAAFIIYTPGVEVVFKTSRSLLPLYWLIPMAFGLFIVFYAALPNLLVARYLYTS, encoded by the coding sequence ATGGGCGACAAGAATCCGGCCGATATTTTGGTATTTTCTGCTTCGGATTGTAGCGTGGACAATTCGTCCTTGACTGGTGAATCCGAACCTCAAGAACGCACAAAGGAGAATAATATGCAGAATCCTCTGGAGGCTTCCAATATCATGTTTAACAGTACCTTGGTTGTCTCTGGCGAAGCCTACGGGATCGTTATTCGGACGGGCGACCGTACAGTGCTTGGTCAAATCGCCCATCTCACTGCTGGCGAAGAAAAGATGAGGTCTCCACTGGCTCATGAGATTGACAATTTTGTGAGATTGATTGCAACCATCGCCATTGTGACCGCTATCATTTTCTTCGGCATTGCCTTCCccgtcaacaacaacaatgcGTCTTTGGCtatcaactttgccattggcatcttTGTAGCCTGGGTCCCTGAAGGATTACCGGCCACTGTTACCATGCTCTTGACGATTGCAGCCAAGAGAATGGCCAATCAGAATGTCCTTGTCAAGGATTTGCAAGGCGTAGAAACGTTAGGAGCTATTACATTACTGGCAACCGACAAGACTGGCACCTTGACTCGCAACCAGATGACCGCTGCCAATATTTGGATCTGTGGCGAGCTCTACGAGACTTCAGCCAGCGCCGGTGTAGAGAAAAATATTGCTAGACTTGAAAGTCCTGGAGTGATGGACATTCTGCACATTTTCGCCCTCTGTTCTCGCGCAAAGTTTGATCGGACTGACGTGCCTATCAAAGATCGCGAAATTCTGGGTGATGCTACAGAATCTGGCCTCATTCGCTACGCTGCTGAACGACTCAACAACTTTGATAGGCTTGTTGAGGAACATCACAAGGTTTTTGAGTTGCCCTTCAACTCTGATACAAAGTGGCATATGACTATCCACAAGAAAGCCCATTCTAACGGTCCCTTGACTCTCTACATCAAGGGTGCTCCAGAACGTGTGTGGCGTCTTTGTAGTCGCATTCTTACCGGCCCCAATGGCGAATCCAATCAGCTGACAGACGACCACAAAAGGGCTTATGATGAGACCTATGAGCACATGGCCAGTCGCGGACATCGTGTTTTGGGCTTTGCTCAAATGTTGTTGCCTAGTAACCAATACCCCACGGACTTTGCTTTTGACAAGAAGACCAAAAATTATCCTCTAGGTGATTTTACCTTTGTTGGTCTTACTTCCCTACAAGACCCACCAAAGCATGGTGTGCGTGAAGCCATCGGGCGCTGTCGAGCCGCCGGCATCAAGGTCATTATGGTAACTGGTGACCATCCCTTAACCGCTGAAGCCATCGGTCGCAAGATCAATTTAATGCTCAGCGATACCAAGACCATGGTAGCTAAGAAAACTGGTCGACGATTGGAGGAAATTGATGAAAACGAATACAAGGCCATTGTGATACACGGTGAACAAATTGACAAATTGTCGGACACAGAGTGGGATAATATCTTTTGGAAAGATGAAATCATCTTTGCACGTACTTCCCCCAAGCACAAGCTGGAAATTGTCCGCCGCGCTCAGCACATGGGGCATATTGTAGGCGTCACAGGTGACGGCGTCAATGATTCTCCAGCTCTCAAGAAAGCTGATTTGGGTATTGCCATGAATGTATCTGGTTCTGATGTCTCCAAGGAGGCATCGTCCATGATCTTGTTGGACGACAACTTTGCAAGCATCATTCGTGGTGTAGAAGAGGGTCGACTTATCTTCGTCAACCTTAAAAAGTCGATCCAGTATACCATATCCCACTCAACGCCTGAGGTCATCCCCAACCTGCTCTATGTCATCGTACCCATTCCACTACCTTTGTCTGCAATCCTGATCTTGGTAATTGATCTTGGTTTTGAACTTATTGCGGCCCTTTCGTTTGCCTGGGATCCTCCAGAGACCGAGGAAGGtttgatgaagctgcctccACGGAAGCCAGTAACACCTGAAACCTGCAACATCTTCCGTCGTCGGGCGCTGCGACAGACAAGATCTCATtttgatgaggaggctggCGTCGTTATCTCCCCCGAGGGTCAAACCCGAATGCGAAAACATATCTACAATGTGAGTCAGCTTTTCACCAAAGAGTACTGGGTGGACAAATTTGAGAACACAGGCGCGGAAGTGTTGGTGGATGGGCCACTTCTCTCCTGGTCTTATCTTGAGATTGGTCTAGTTGAAGCTGTCGGTGCTTTAACGGCGTTTTTTGTTGTCATGTATCGCCGTGGTATCTCTCCGCGGGATGCCCATGTTATGCAAAAAGGAGCCGGCCCCCCAACAAACTACTGGACCGAAAATGCCGAACTCTACAACGGTATCGACGGACCAACTCAAGTTGACATCCTGGCCGAAGCGCAATCCATGTACTACTGGTCCATCATGACGATGCAAATGTGGAACTTATTCGCTTGCAAGACCCGTCTCACACTTCCCTTTGGGAAGTATATGTTTGCAAACCGGGCGACTTTCTATTGCATTCTTTCTGGAGCCTCTTTGGCTGCCTTCATCATTTACACTCCAGGCGTGGAGGTTGTGTTCAAAACCTCCCGTAGTCTCCTTCCTCTCTACTGGTTGATCCCCATGGCATTTGGTCTCTTCATTGTTTTTTATGCTGCGCTACCCAATCTTTTGGTAGCGCGCTATCTTTATACCAGTTAG